In Bos mutus isolate GX-2022 chromosome 2, NWIPB_WYAK_1.1, whole genome shotgun sequence, one DNA window encodes the following:
- the LOC138984628 gene encoding titin-like translates to MLTPSADYKFVFDGNDHSLIILFTKLEDEGEYTCIASNEYGQAMCSAYLKINSEAEGHEEPESAEKSLEKLQGPCPPYFLKELKPVHCVQGLPAIFEYVVLGEPAPTVLWFKENKQLCTNVYYTIIHNPDGSGTFIVNDPQKEDGGLYVCKAENVWGGSTCAAELFVLLEDTDMTDATCKAAPTPEAPEGFPHTSVKDPAVETFDSEQEVVTFVKDAILKASLIAEEKQQFSYEQVVKTNELSSQVTLKAEQLQSTVILEHDMPTPESTRELLSISGTIHVQPIKELPPGLQLQIAQSQDTLPREDTLMCQEPESQVVLSDTEKIFPSFMSIEEISLSTVESLQTLLAEPEESYPQPLRKETPAHSYPTSVAEEVLLSKDKTVSAVDRGQRETSQKQELQNALFLNQNLAEGHAQSLQGPDVTVSRVPSEHTCTESEILMESVDQLDSAGQDFAARIEEGQSLRFPLACEEKQVLLKEEHSDTLALPLNQTTEYKKEPMAVNGVQEVQGSDFLSKESLLPGIPEEQRLNLKTQIRSALQAAVASEQLSLFSEWLRNIEQVEVKAIDFTQEPNCIMCTYLITSVKSLTEEVTVTIKGIDPQMADLKTELKEALCSICEEMNILTAEEPGIEKGATVVLQEDVSFSSSQKLEAITEPEAESKYLVSKEEISYFKVESQVKAVGTTTASAAVSDEKQDELPKPSEEKEKVSEGGTEEVGTVEIQEAEDEEDRKLGEDGPDVQTPLVDTIAEEGDIISLTSCITNAKEVNWYFESKLVPSDEKFKCLQDQNTYTLVIDKVNREEHQGEYTCEALNDNGKATTSAKLTVVKRGWNFKDSVDQALTFTGL, encoded by the coding sequence ATGTTAACCCCTTCAGCTGACTACAAATTTGTGTTTGACGGTAATGATCACAGCTTAATCATTCTGTTCACCAAACTGGAGGATGAGGGAGAATATACATGTATCGCCAGTAATGAATACGGGCAGGCAATGTGTAGTGCgtatctgaaaataaattctgaagcCGAGGGCCATGAAGAGCCAGAATCGGCAGAGAAGTCTCTGGAAAAGCTCCAAGGTCCTTGTCCTCCTTACTTCCTTAAGGAGTTAAAACCAGTGCATTGTGTGCAGGGACTCCCTGCCATCTTTGAATACGTGGTACTCGGAGAGCCTGCACCTACTGTTCTGTGGTTCAAAGAAAATAAGCAACTTTGTACCAATGTGTATTACACTATCATTCACAATCCTGATGGTTCTGGGACATTCATCGTCAACGATCCTCAGAAAGAAGATGGCGGTCTCTATGTCTGTAAAGCAGAGAATGTGTGGGGTGGGTCCACCTGTGCAGCAGAGCTCTTTGTGCTTCTGGAAGacacagacatgactgatgcCACCTGCAAAGCAGCGCCCACACCAGAGGCTCCAGAAGGTTTTCCACACACATCGGTAAAGGACCCTGCAGTTGAGACGTTTGACTCAGAGCAGGAAGTTGTAACTTTCGTAAAAGATGCCATTTTGAAAGCTTCTTTAATtgcagaagaaaaacaacagtTTTCTTATGAGCAAGTGGTTAAAACCAATGAACTAAGTAGTCAAGTTACTTTAAAAGCTGAGCAACTGCAATCCACAGTCATACTGGAACACGATATGCCCACTCCTGAAAGCACCAGAGAACTTCTTTCCATCAGTGGTACTATTCATGTCCAGCCTATCAAGGAACTACCTCCCGGTTTACAGCTACAGATTGCCCAGTCCCAGGACACCCTCCCCAGAGAAGATACTCTGATGTGTCAAGAGCCTGAGTCACAGGTAGTTCTATCAGATACGGAAAAAATCTTTCCAAGTTTCATGTCCATAGAGGAAATTAGTTTGTCAACAGTTGAGTCTCTGCAAACTTTATTAGCTGAACCTGAAGAGAGTTATCCACAGCCATTAAGAAAAGAAACACCAGCCCATTCATATCCGACCTCTGTGGCTGAGGAAGTACTTTTATCAAAAGACAAGACAGTGTCTGCAGTGGACAGAGGGCAAAGAGAGACTTCTCAAAAGCAAGAGTTGCAAAATGCTCTCTTCCTGAATCAGAACTTAGCTGAGGGACACGCACAAAGTTTACAGGGTCCTGATGTCACAGTCTCCAGGGTCCCTTCAGAACACACGTGCACAGAAAGTGAAATTTTGATGGAAAGTGTGGATCAACTGGATAGTGCAGGGCAAGATTTTGCAGCCAGGATTGAGGAAGGCCAGTCCTTAAGGTTTCCATTAGCATGTGAAGAAAAGCAGGTACTGCTCAAGGAAGAGCATTCTGACACCTTGGCATTGCCCCTGAACCAAACCACTGAGTATAAAAAGGAGCCTATGGCAGTAAATGGTGTGCAGGAGGTGCAGGGAAGTGATTTTCTTTCTAAGGAAAGTTTGCTTCCTGGTATTCCAGAAGAGCAGCGATTAAACCTGAAAACTCAGATCCGCAGTGCTTTGCAAGCAGCAGTGGCCAGCGAGCAATTGAGTCTTTTCTCTGAATGGTTAAGAAACATTGAACAGGTGGAGGTCAAGGCCATAGACTTTACCCAAGAGCCCAACTGCATTATGTGCACCTATCTGATTACCTCAGTGAAATCTCTGACAGAAGAAGTAACCGTCACTATTAAAGGCATTGATCCTCAAATGGCTGACttgaaaactgaactgaaggaggcgTTGTGCTCTATATGTgaggaaatgaacattttaacagCTGAGGAGCCTGGAATTGAGAAAGGAGCCACAGTAGTCTTGCAGGAAGATGTTTCTTTTTCCAGTTCACAGAAGCTTGAAGCAATCACTGAACCAGAAGCTGAATCTAAGTACCTTGTCTCGAAGGAAGAGATCAGTTATTTTAAGGTGGAGAGTCAGGTCAAAGCTGTGGGTACCAcaactgcttctgctgctgtttCTGATGAAAAACAGGATGAGCTACCAAAACCatcagaggaaaaagagaaagtctCTGAAGGTGGTACTGAGGAGGTTGGTACAGTAGAGATACAGGAAGCTGAGGATGAGGAAGACAGGAAGCTCGGAGAAGATGGTCCTGATGTACAGACGCCCTTGGTGGACACAATTGCCGAGGAAGGTGACATCATAAGCCTCACGTCATGCATAACAAACGCCAAAGAGGTGAATTGGTATTTTGAGAGTAAACTGGTCCCTTCAGATGAAAAGTTCAAGTGTTTACAGGATCAAAATACATACACGCTAGTCATCGACAAAGTAAATAGAGAAGAGCATCAAGGGGAATACACGTGTGAGGCCTTGAATGACAATGGAAAAGCAACAACGTCAGCAAAACTCACTGTAGTCAAAAGAGGTTGGAATTTTAAGGATTCAGTGGATCAAGCTCTAACATTCACTGGGTTGTAG